tataaaaatactgtatttttcatttttttttaagagtgTAGGCGAGATAtcgaaattacatttttgggACGTAACTTTTCCAAATATATCTTTGGATCAAACAACTTGTACTTTACAGCATAGCACTAcgtatatctaataaaataaattattatttatacctgtGCTTTTATCGATtggaaaatattagtaattaggtAAATTGGATTTTAGAACTATTATAACTTTGGAAATAGTAGTTTTCAGGAATAaggaaatatagaaaatattgtaatcacAGACCACGGACTAAGATATAATGGACTGGCATCTATATAaactagtttatataatatccgtAGTAGCAACCcatagaataatattctataatcagtggtaatatagatataaaacagTTTACTCCGTAAAAGCGggaattttccaatttttagtACTTTTATGGTCAACactgttaaataaatactaatattccTTGGgttttgtttgataaatttatttttggaaattaattttaattattacagaatACAGATAGTAGTTTCTGGCTCTTATAGTCTTATCCTCTTATCCATCAATTAAtcgctaataaaatattttacctttactttataattgtaatttgaatACTTGGTATGATTCAATTTCGACCtaacagtaatattatgcttTCATTAAACTGATCTTTCTTGTTAGTTGTTACTTGTTTATAAAagactaaaatatttgaatggttcaatattttatattaattttaactgcaACAAAAACACtacgataaatattttggtaagttataatttttgtttatataattgaactaaactatgtcatatattttaaatcagtaatttaattttaataatttaaattattataatataattatgatgttatttaatgagtttcaaatttaattaaaattattgaacaacTATGATAAGCTTAagcaatttgaaatatttagaattgtaaaaatacgttttacttattaaaataattaaattaattctataatattagaatatgtattttatataaaaatacattttaattaatactgttatcgtttatttttattaaattaagtacattGTAGTATGAACCAGTGTCCAATATATAATGCACTTCTACAAAAGTTGGTAATCTTACCTATACTTAGACATACTTAGTTATAACTCCCACAGTACTTGCATTcattgagataaaaaaaaacctattatagataataatataaaataataagtaaaacattactacaattaaatatagttgcttaaagtatatattataacattgaacatttaaataataatgttggaatatttagttaatataattgcatattattaaattttatatttttatatgtatttcagTTAttgaacacaaaataatttgtaattgtggatgaataaatttatggaatataattaaatatgaactataatattatcaataataaatttattaaaaactaaaattctaCAACCATATTCAAAAGAAACATCGACCATGGATGAATTGTGTGATAAAATGACTGTAATTAATCTTACACCTCATATTGTTACAAATTATGAACAACTAGAATTATTGTTAGAATCAAAACCtgaaaaagtatttgaatttctaattaataatgataatttcaaACGCACATTGAATAAATGTGTAGATATTACAGTACTCATACAtttgatgaatatattttcaaaaattaaatcattggaattaattcaaataaaatctaCTGTTTTAGAAATGGTTtccaattcaaaatatttggaacatttaaataattctctAATTTATGTTACTAAACTTAAAGATTTAATTAGCAGGGTTAAATTACAAGAATTTGtcattaattgtaaaactatattagAACTTACTACAAATCCAAAATCAAAAACACTACttaatgaaataatcaaacatatACAACCcatattaattgaatcaaaTTCAAtagatattcaaaaattattgttgatagATGATGATTTGAagactaaaaatatgttgaaaaatGTTGTACATTATGATGTTAAAAGGTGGCCACAATGTTATAAATCCCTATCTATTTACCCTGTAATCAAAGATATTActacaaaaaaagtaattttgagtccaaatataattaaaggaaGTTATGATAATGTAGAGCATTACATTGATGTACAATTTCGTTTACTTCGTGAAGATATTTTAGCTCCAATGAGAGAAGGTATTCAGTCTTATAGAACAATGAACAAAATTGACCAAAAATGTGTTACAAAAATGCCAAATATGCATGTTTATTTTGGGGCAAAGATAACAAAAAGGGATAAGGATAAAGAaacttttttagttaattttttcactAAAGAAGATTGctcaattaattcaaaaagatttatgtttaattcactattagtatttagtaatgataattttgattctaTGTTTTTTgctacaattataaaaatgaatcggaaaatattattaccaataaaaacaatagttattCAACCATtgggtaataaaatatcaattaaattaaattcttcttATACTATGGCAGAATCtgatgcatattttttacctTACATGTACAGTATGGatgttttgaaaacatttaaccTTTATAATTTTCCTATGAAATCTTACATTGTGTATGGAAAAAGTAAATCTAAAGTTCCAgcatacttaaaatgtaattcacaaatatataatattaatggtttGCAGTTTGATATCTTAAATGATGAACTTTGGCCAGATAACAAGGTTTTAGGACTTGACTGTGCtcaaaaaaaagcatttaaagCAGCATTAACTGAAGAATTTACTGTAATTCAAGGACCTCCTGGTACTGGTAAAACATATATTGGTCTTAGAATAGCCAGaagtattatagaaaatatgtatgaaacaaataaacttaaaagacCAATTGTAGTTGTGTGTTATACAAATCATGCTTTAGATCAATTTCTTGAaggtttaattaatatcactaaaaatattataagaattggTGGTGGATGTAAatctattgttttaaaatctcATATACTAGCAAATATTCATAATCCTAcagcaaaattaaatttgaggAATTCATATGTAGTAGGTCTTACTACTACTGGAGCTGCTATGAGACATTCTGTGTTATTGGATCTAAAACCCCCTATAGGTTAGTTTagatttatagttttgttagtaaattaatattaaatttcatattatactataatattgtatagattataattttaaataaataaatatttattaaattataatatcttatattgaatattatttatttaatatttgaaaacataaatttttattatagatatttagtttaatttaatgtttttcataatGATTAAAcctatttcttaaattatcttataatgttaaaaataattgaaaattggaAATAAAACTACTTAAGTATTTCAGTAAAAGTCAAATATGGTTTAAGCATTAGAGGTACATATAACTTATTTGTTATAAGTAAAGACTGGATTTTTGTGCAGCTAACTcctaaaaaatgtgaaattaaaatgatgaaaTGTGCAAAATCGTGCAAagacaaattttttattataagttcttcaaattttatttttataatattattatttattagttggcattaactattaagaattatattacaatataaaattaaaattaaaaaaaaattttaatttaatttgaataaaataataataaactaatttacattatttgattcaaatttattatcatgtgcatttccaagttttttcctgtaaaattttatcttttgGCAGCTAATATGTGTTCTAATAATCAAAACATGAGTTAACTACGGCTGCTGAGGATAGACTGTAGTactgtatgtgtatatgtaaTCGATAATTGAAgtagtattatcattatatcgtattatattgatgtatatatCCAATAAtccaatatttcatataacaacataatatagcaATGATAAAGTagatagattttataatatattatggagcAAAACTATTTGTTCAAAagtactaattaatatattatgttatttagtaaaaaacataaatatcaaaatattaaaataaatatataaaagactttaattgattaatagtatacctttaaaaaaattaaatactatattattttaaattaatttgttaatataaaaaaaaattattagtttttttatttgttaactaataccatattattgttttaaaatttgtagttATTGTGGAAGAAGCTGCTGAAGTCTTAGAATCCCACATAGTTGTATCCTTAACTGAATCTtgtcaacatttaattttaattggtaagtatatattattcacatttattacatatatatttatttacatattaaaattaaatcttaatttaaaatttatttccagaaatgtcaaatttttatatattaagaaaatattataactgtaatttaattgtttaagtttttattacacattttaaactttttaatatattagaagGTTGACATTGATAGAACttgcattattttctttatgacataattataaaagtaaacaaaacaaaagtgGGCAAGTAGGTAACCAAGTTTCATAAAATgtcttttcttttaattttcaattataaaatttatattatatgttttgaaGAAAGATGTTTATACTTTGAATTTATCAAAACTCAAATGGTAgtctatgttttaaataatctttatttttctttaaaaaaatataagaatagaTAGTATTATGTCGTAATTaagttattcattaaaatatatttctgtgATTTAAAGGCGATCATCAACAATTACGTCCAAGAAATGCATCTTTTACACTTGCAAAAcggtttaattttgatatttcattatttgaacGAATGGTAAAAAATGGATTTCCCTGTTACACCTTAGCCACGCAACATCGAATGCGACCTGAAATTTCTGCTTTAATGAAACCTATTTATCCTTTTTTAATGGATCATAAATCAGTTAACCATAGAAGTAATATTAGTGGTGTTactaagaatatatattttatccacCACAAAGTACCTGAAGAGAAAGTAAGCAATATTGTCAATTATAAGGTAGtagtaatacttaataatttaccaactggtatccattattattatagtattttcattttaaatcttCCTGACTAACTAATTaagtaatgtatatttatatgtgtgttTTAATAGGAAATCGGTTCTAACAgtcacaaaaatattcatgaagtaaaattttttatagaatttgcCAGATATCTGATAAGTCAAGGTTATCGACAAAATCAAATTACTATACTAGTTACTTATCGAGATCAGCTATTAGAATTTCAAAaggtaattcatattattctaaacagtttttaattttttattatgtatcttatttattaattttagtaacataaataaataatatctaaaacataatttaaatttttaagtattataaaaaattaaagatatcatgaaatatgtcaattaaaaaatgtttaaattaaaaagtatcttAAGTTAGCATGTTGACTGTAACATGGGTTGAACTGAGCAGTCTcctataattaacattttggtTTATACATGACAGTCCAAGGAAATGACAAAtttgcttaaaataatatgtcattaatAATCATTGGCTAATGaatgctaaaaaataatttatgcagCTCCATGTGAAGCTTATTttgattatcaaataatactataataatgcaaacaatattgatataagtattataagtcataattaattgattgacataaatttattaaaaaaatcaaatttaagttttacttTTCATATAAGTTAAGGTACAAGAAGTAATGATCTTATTGTAAGCCcgtatttttggaaaaagtttgaaaataaaatcaagttaCAAATGATGTGTCAACACCCGCTGCAGAGAACAAATACCTTTTGTTGATGATGATTAAACTGTGGTGCACACTAACAGATAGGAACAAGACGTTTTGaaactgtttaattttattataatcctaATATTTtgcctattaattttatgtttttaacgtaacaaaaaattaaattattttattactacatAAATGTTTCTTAACACttcaaagttatataatatcatgtttgattaattaaaaacagtatCTATGggtttacacatattttatataattatcttgTTTCATTGTTGCTatacaaaagtttttaatactgttttaattaatttttatataatttatggctTATTAGATTCAAGAAACAAGTTTTTTCTTAGAAGATTTTAGAATTGAATGTGTAGATGGCTACCAGGGCGAAGAAAATGATATTGTTCTGTTGTCTCTAGTGCGCAGcaacattgataataatattgggttTTTACACATTCAAAATCGTATTTGTGTTGCCTTATCTAGAGCTAGAGATGGATTATACATCATGGGAAATATGGATAATCTTATACATTCAtcgatttggaaaaaaatcagTCAAACACTAGTTGATCAACAAGCTCTTGGTagaaaatttaactaatattaaatatattcctttttatattttgaataatatttcaaaaattaattttcaggtAATAAATTGACTTTATATTGTCAAATTCATAAAGATTGGATTAACACAGTTTGCGATAGTAAGGATTTTGTCAAAGCACGTTGTTTAAAAGTATGCAACATTAAAATGGATTGTGGTCATCACTGTCCATATTTTTGCCATTATAATGATCAATCTCATAAAACcttatattgttgtaaaaagaattatacaaagtaatttaaagttatatttaaaaacatttaaaatcattaactatttaataattttctagaaTATTACACTGTGGTTTCCAAATCAAAATAGAATGCTGGATGAGATTTTTGACTTTTGAATGTCCTCAGAGTCCTCCTATGTCGATAAGGtacactaatttattttttgacttaaatcaactattaaataaataaaaataacagatttttaaaattaactgttttgtgtacatttatttattaattattattctatagaaTATGATTAATAGATATTTCTCAGAAACATGCTATAATATTTAGCATTTAAAATAGCAGTAGACTAGTAGGTGTCTTATCATaccaatgtattattttatttacttttgaatttatttttttcatcacaaattattatttcatgctATTGACTGTAGTAGTTACTAATTACTGATTAACATTTAactaaaaacacaatatttaaaaatattcaatcaatgcattaatattaattatatactataattaatttaaatattaatgtgattatttgttcaaatttcAAGGCTAAATTAATTCTCtacatttttagatgaagTTAACAATGATGTagcattttcaaatttagtagatctcaaatttttttaataagaatggTTATAGCAATGCTAGAACTACATACAACATTTCTGAATCTCCGACtgttacattattttcaacagAAATCATCACATTCTTTtctggtttattattatgaactaatgtatataaaacaaaatgtaaacaaataatcatttagtatttaaaatttatgttcattatttaacattttataaaatgttctgccttaatttgtcaaaaatatgTGGAGGTCAGAGATTACTTTATGTATggatagattataatttaaacataataattggtttatgttattactaaaaataaataatttgcccaatcaaaatgttttgttttgtatgtatttctaggattaataaattaaatattaaataaataattaaccaaaattatatttttgtgatcTTGAAAatgaaagaagaaaaaatcctcaaaattgtatattaataattattaaattttaaaataattttcaaatcaatttCCCATGTgtcttgtaaaatttaaattaattttgtactaaaaattttaatcaaaagtattaatgacctgtataataaatatgtaaatctacataattttaatgatataattttctacaatatactttatatgctgtaagaatattatagtactcCTGACAAATTGTGTAAGGGacctttgaaaaatatatagcttTAATGTTACACAGTGATTGAATAAAgtgagatattttaaaatttctcaacaatttttgagttttaatagtttaatatagaattctaaaactaaatgaattagataatcattataaattaattactatttaaaccataacaattttttattagatttattaatttaatatgagttAATATTTCTTGTTTTTCAGGTACTTATCTACATTAAGAAAATCTAAaaagcttatattataatttaccaatCTTGTTTAAATAGTAGTATATAATTCATCATAGACGTATCAtcgatatattaaatatattaaattgaaactgttgttaatttatgaaataaaaagtatcTAATAGCAATTATATCcaattatacatagataatttgattgtaaaacataggtactatatatattgttaactataatatttgaaatcttatagaaatgtatatataaattattttagtttgtaattatgatatgttaaaaatgtatgaatgtattttttaatatcaagaagttataaattatttatattcaaagttgtttaagttatttaaatttgaattattaatctaaaagCTTGctctctaaaaattaatattatagttgtataatcTATCCCATGAAAGAACATGTTCAAATGAATGTTGAATAAAGTTCATTAATTGACCAGACCATCATATCTCCGTGTGCCCAAAATTTGGTGGTAGATATTAAAAGCCAACCAGTTTTTGTTATCATGCAGCACGTTCTTTCGTGGAACAgagtatagttataaaaatttaagtctagtatagtatttgaataaaagtatttaaatttctaaattatatagattgtaCTTTTTACAGTGATCTCAacttaactttattattataatatttttatgttttatttgtttttacttacatattaattttaagtcattaaagaacaatatttttttgaataaattgtatttttttaaattttatttcactatttttatttaattgaaaaacaacattgatttttaatatcatttttggaTGTAGTTAGTTAACTTACAAATAGGCTGTGAAATGCAGTAGTAGGTTTTTAAGGAAATTGCCTCATAACCAAAATGGTAGGGAGGAGGTACCCTATGCAATAGATTTAGTatgataaaaagtttttaataatatttacacatttaagtaaaaaagaaATGAGATTAAAAGCTGTGGATATATTTGATGTCAATTGGTAGTTTGCCACAAGTCTAATTTGTTCAAGACACTACTGCTAGtagttaggtatttaaagatttaactaggtacctattgtacctatatacaatatattactcaTATGTGAAAtgacaatgtaaaaaaattacaataatcttCATATAAGATAGCTCATACCGATGAGGTTTCTGGTAAGTCATTAAAGCTTTTAGTAGAGTACAGCTATATAGGTCTAAACTTAATGCTATAGTCCGTGAGCAAAAAatctgtacatatatatatatagtttttacatatagactactgtttatatttacgtttataataattataaattaaaccaatTATTGGTTAGAATGATTAGATAGATTCCATGTCTGGGGTATAGTTACAGATCAAAATGCTGTTTAAGTGTTAAAAGCTCGGAAACTACTCATTCGAATTTGGGTTAAGatgcataaaaaatgttctaaaaatatttgcccaataattaacaaaaaaaaatggaattcttattttaaacacagAGTATGAGCCGAAACCCAATTCTTCAATCAAATTACTCatgtattaattgttgtaaatgtaaaaaatatacctaccctAATTACCAAAACCATTTTTAGATTAAAGTTATACTTTTAAAGCtactttgaaaattgaaaataattcattgtgTGCATGCTATAGTTGAAAGTCTGTATATAGTTAAGCGCACGAATTTAGATATATCTTAATTCGTGGTTTAGCGTAATAGCGTACAACCGTGTACTGTGTAGTCGTATACCGTAgtggttaatattatttattaaaatttgtaataaatttatgaattaattgtaattgtgTATTAAGAAATCAATTTGTTTACTTGAGATCatcaattgataatattatttttttattgtattttaacttaaatgttgATCCGCCGTGACTATTATCTCGaaaacgatatatatataaatatatacacacacacacacacatcataCAGCAATTTGGAATTTtggaaatgttaatattttcacaatatttgaagaataaatttcagaaaatattattttgaaaacattgctttattaggtattttgaaaatattttataccaaatattttgaatcaaaTATGACTgagacattttcaaaaatgtatgaaaaaatgtcaagttctttaataatcctaaataattatacaatttttttcacataactACAGTTATATCagtgaatattttcttatgtCAAACTCATGGCAAAAattcctattataaaatttacttattgtattgttaaatatagattgaaaaaaaattctccaTAATCGATCatcgtttataaaaatgttaacatacaTAAGTTGTAATTTCATTGAAATCCATTTTTCCTTTAGATTCGTCCAACTTGtaggtaatattgtataatatattgtacccGTCCAaagttattatgatatattacaaatatttcaatatttgagtATTTATTCTCTTTTCATAAAATTGGCCATCATCAAgactaaattatgaatttgcaTGATTTTTTTGCGACAccgtatgtaataaaataaatttggccaaaatttgttttaacttatttatagttCAAATACGAAAtcttattatgcatatttttgcatatttcatgggcaaaaaaatattaaaaatcagaatattatagataaccttgtattgggtttGTGGTGGAGAATCAGTGAGACATTGTAAAAGCTTAATGAATGATGATTTTTCCtgtgttgaaaaaaaactaagaattgatttaaattgcaCTGCTTCTTCTATAAACGAACTATCTAGATCTTCTGATTATAATTCTACTAGATTTCTAGCACTGTCATGTATATTACATCACtaatataaaaccaatttttttatgaagttcAGTGTAAgctagaaaaattataattaatcgatCAATTAAAACTAGGAATACTTCACAATTCATTTTCCGACTACTTTCCCATATTGCTTCGTCAGTTTCATTTTCATCAAACAATTGTTAAGTTACACtcgtcatattataaaaaaacgttgattttttaacgtcttgaaacaatgtaaaaaaatattttcaaaaacatgaatactttttgaaataatgagtgattcatgataaaagaattactctgtatatattatactatataatatataaataattcgcCTTGTGACACAGCGGTAGACTGCGGCTTTTTCGTGGTATttataaacgaaataatatgtacttattttagttatacagtcacataataaaaactataattattttttattttatattgatccTCCAAAATTTGCTGCTCCGGGGCAATTGCCCCCCGTTAAACGCGGCTCtggttgatatatatataaaattacaaattttgattataaaaaaattactttcagaaaaaatatttgcctTAAGGGCTAACaatatagaacatttttactaaaagaAGTATGActgaataacaaaaatttattcCAGAAAAAATGCTTGCCGCATGGACTAAAAAGAGTAggtaaagaatttaatttattgaattatttatatttttagttatttattgtaagaGCTAGCGAGTAATGAGTGGGAGATTAGCCCACCGTTGCTCATTTTATGAATGTATCATAGTCAATGGAATGTATCCATAATTTCCAATCATTGATGCACACCAATACACCatagacatataatattataggtatatgtctATGATACACACAGCGCCTCTCGAGTAATAGCATTATCCACCAGTGAACTCCCTCCCCAGATGCTTTGgaaaaaaaggtataataGGCCAATAGCGGAAATAGGGAGTACGacctactataaaaaaataccagtACTACACGACATATATGTATCACCAGTTTTCTACAAACACTAAATCCACACATCAAGAGTATCTATATGGTAatggttatataatgtatgtttatacatCAAACATAgacatactaatatatatgtctatatatcaaagcattcaagttttttctgacattttaaattaatttttcttaatgtatacttgatatattattatatttaacaaataatagatgaaatactattataagtattaacatATCATGGTCATAACTATCAGGGGAGGGGGGAGTCCAGAGGTCCGCTCTACTcccccgaaattttttttcaattagggCTTTGTAACATTAAcagtagatatttaaaattaaaactatagaaCACTAGGATTTAAGATCTAAGAGACTAAGACTaggtatttgatattaaataattatcgcaCTATTCACTAATTAAATGTTAGTTCATCgttgtataactatttatttaaaaataaaatattgattatattagttatctgACAATGGGAGATCcctgaaataatttaagtttatattattatattattgataataaaaat
This sequence is a window from Rhopalosiphum maidis isolate BTI-1 chromosome 1, ASM367621v3, whole genome shotgun sequence. Protein-coding genes within it:
- the LOC113548848 gene encoding NFX1-type zinc finger-containing protein 1-like; this encodes MDELCDKMTVINLTPHIVTNYEQLELLLESKPEKVFEFLINNDNFKRTLNKCVDITVLIHLMNIFSKIKSLELIQIKSTVLEMVSNSKYLEHLNNSLIYVTKLKDLISRVKLQEFVINCKTILELTTNPKSKTLLNEIIKHIQPILIESNSIDIQKLLLIDDDLKTKNMLKNVVHYDVKRWPQCYKSLSIYPVIKDITTKKVILSPNIIKGSYDNVEHYIDVQFRLLREDILAPMREGIQSYRTMNKIDQKCVTKMPNMHVYFGAKITKRDKDKETFLVNFFTKEDCSINSKRFMFNSLLVFSNDNFDSMFFATIIKMNRKILLPIKTIVIQPLGNKISIKLNSSYTMAESDAYFLPYMYSMDVLKTFNLYNFPMKSYIVYGKSKSKVPAYLKCNSQIYNINGLQFDILNDELWPDNKVLGLDCAQKKAFKAALTEEFTVIQGPPGTGKTYIGLRIARSIIENMYETNKLKRPIVVVCYTNHALDQFLEGLINITKNIIRIGGGCKSIVLKSHILANIHNPTAKLNLRNSYVVGLTTTGAAMRHSVLLDLKPPIVIVEEAAEVLESHIVVSLTESCQHLILIGDHQQLRPRNASFTLAKRFNFDISLFERMVKNGFPCYTLATQHRMRPEISALMKPIYPFLMDHKSVNHRSNISGVTKNIYFIHHKVPEEKEIGSNSHKNIHEVKFFIEFARYLISQGYRQNQITILVTYRDQLLEFQKIQETSFFLEDFRIECVDGYQGEENDIVLLSLVRSNIDNNIGFLHIQNRICVALSRARDGLYIMGNMDNLIHSSIWKKISQTLVDQQALGNKLTLYCQIHKDWINTVCDSKDFVKARCLKVCNIKMDCGHHCPYFCHYNDQSHKTLYCCKKNYTKILHCGFQIKIECWMRFLTFECPQSPPMSIRYLSTLRKSKKLIL